In Prochlorococcus marinus CUG1435, the genomic window TCATGAGAAAAGGTGAACCTGAATTTTTAATGAATTTTTTTGATAAGAAATTTCACATAAAGGTTGAATATATTAACGCTAGGGAAAGGTTTATTAATAAATTAAATGGGATTACTGATCCAGAACAAAAAAGGAAAATTATTGGTGAAGAATTTATTAGGGTATTTGAAGAAGAAAGTAATAGATTGGGACCTTTTCAGTATTTAGCACAAGGTACTCTTTATCCTGATGTTATTGAAAGTGCTGGGACTAATATTGATCCCAAGACTGGCGAGAGAATTGCTGTAAAAATAAAGAGTCATCATAATGTCGGTGGATTACCAAAAGATTTGCAATTTAAATTAGTTGAACCATTAAGAAAACTTTTTAAGGATGAAGTACGAAAATTGGGTGCTGCTCTAGGTTTGCCTGATGAAATTATAAAAAGGCATCCATTTCCAGGACCAGGATTAGCTATAAGAATTTTGGGAGAAGTGACAAATGAAAAACTTAATTGCTTAAGAGATGCAGATTTTATAGTGAGAGAAGAAATTAAAAAAGCAGGTCTTTATAATGATATTTGGCAAGCTTTTGCAGTATTGTTACCAGTTAAAACTGTAGGAGTAATGGGTGATAAAAGGACTTATGCATGGCCAATAGTCTTACGTTGCGTATCTAGTGAAGATGGAATGACAGCTGACTGGTCAAAAATTCCTTTTCATATTTTGGAGAGAATTTCTAATAGAATTGTCAACGAAGTAGTTTTAGTCAATAGAGTTGTTTATGATATTACAAGCAAACCTCCTGGAACTATCGAGTGGGAATAAACAGATTTTAAGAACCTAGTTATAACTATAATTAATCGGTTTTGCACAAACATAATCTAAAAATCTAGTTACCTGATACCAAGGGTTTTCGCCCCTCTGTTTGTCACGGGTTTGTCACGAACCTAATTGACCGTCTCTTAAGAGAAATCGTAGAAAGTCTGTTTTCTCTACAGTTGGTATATTGATTAAAAGTAATTTTTTGATGAAAAAACGAACTG contains:
- the guaA gene encoding glutamine-hydrolyzing GMP synthase yields the protein MSEKFLKKERDPSILILDFGSQYSELIARRVRETNVFSLVVSNCISIYDIHVFNPKGIILSGGPNSVYDQNAPKCDKKIFDLGIPILGICYGMQLMVKELGGSVTSATKKAEYGRAPINIDLESDLLSNVKDKSIMWMSHGDSINCLPDGFNKIAHTENTLHAAISNDIRKLFGVQFHPEVIHSEYGMTLIKNFVYKISCCAPDWTTETFLEETIPKIREQVGTKKVLLALSGGVDSSTLAFLLNKAIGNQLTCMFIDQGFMRKGEPEFLMNFFDKKFHIKVEYINARERFINKLNGITDPEQKRKIIGEEFIRVFEEESNRLGPFQYLAQGTLYPDVIESAGTNIDPKTGERIAVKIKSHHNVGGLPKDLQFKLVEPLRKLFKDEVRKLGAALGLPDEIIKRHPFPGPGLAIRILGEVTNEKLNCLRDADFIVREEIKKAGLYNDIWQAFAVLLPVKTVGVMGDKRTYAWPIVLRCVSSEDGMTADWSKIPFHILERISNRIVNEVVLVNRVVYDITSKPPGTIEWE